From a region of the Bacillus sp. 2205SS5-2 genome:
- a CDS encoding fumarate hydratase, producing the protein MNSQQLEKSMYELIVETSTNLPKDVRRAIKLAKEKESAGTRSAMSLSTISNNIKMADDKVSPICQDTGLPTFKIKVPVGVNQLHIKEAIYSAMVQATKDGKLRPNSVDSLTGDNSGDNLGLGTPVIKFEQWEEDYIDARLILKGGGCENKNIQYSLPCELEGLGRAGRDLDGIRKCIMHSVYQAQGQGCSAGFIGVGIGGDRSSGYDLAKNQLFRTVEDTNPVEELRQLEEYVMEHANELGIGTMGFGGETTLLGCKVGVMNRIPASFFVSVAYNCWAYRRLGVKIQSDSGTIQEWLYQEGELVNLQDEEESAASKEEAKVVTLQAPLTEEKVRELKVGDVVRINGMMYTGRDAIHKHLSDHEAPIDLNGQIIYHCGPVMLKDENEKWHVKAAGPTTSIREEPYQGDIMKKFGIRAVIGKGGMGPKTLQALNEHGGVYLNAIGGAAQYYADCIKEVKGVDLMQFGIPEAMWHLQVEGFTAVVTMDSHGNSLHQDIDKSSLEKLANFAERVF; encoded by the coding sequence ATGAATAGTCAACAATTAGAGAAGAGTATGTATGAATTAATCGTGGAAACGTCAACGAATCTACCAAAGGACGTTCGACGTGCCATAAAATTAGCAAAAGAAAAAGAAAGTGCTGGAACCCGTTCAGCGATGAGCTTAAGCACTATTTCAAATAATATAAAAATGGCTGATGACAAGGTCTCACCGATTTGTCAGGATACAGGTTTACCAACATTTAAAATTAAAGTACCGGTTGGGGTGAATCAACTTCACATAAAAGAAGCAATTTACTCTGCCATGGTGCAAGCAACAAAAGATGGAAAGCTTCGCCCGAATTCCGTAGATTCTTTAACGGGTGATAATAGCGGAGACAATCTAGGCTTAGGAACTCCAGTGATAAAATTTGAGCAATGGGAAGAAGACTATATTGATGCTCGCCTCATTTTAAAAGGTGGCGGATGTGAAAATAAAAACATTCAATATAGTTTGCCTTGTGAATTAGAGGGATTAGGTCGTGCAGGTCGAGACTTGGATGGCATTCGAAAATGTATCATGCATTCCGTTTATCAAGCCCAAGGACAAGGGTGTTCCGCAGGATTTATCGGAGTGGGAATTGGTGGCGATCGTTCATCAGGCTATGATTTAGCGAAAAATCAATTGTTCCGCACGGTCGAGGATACCAATCCAGTTGAAGAATTGCGTCAACTAGAAGAATATGTGATGGAGCACGCAAATGAGTTAGGAATTGGAACAATGGGATTTGGCGGAGAAACGACGCTGTTAGGTTGTAAAGTGGGCGTAATGAACCGAATTCCTGCAAGCTTTTTTGTTTCGGTTGCGTACAATTGCTGGGCCTACCGACGACTTGGTGTGAAAATTCAAAGTGATTCCGGTACGATTCAAGAATGGCTGTATCAGGAAGGTGAACTTGTTAACCTCCAGGATGAAGAGGAATCAGCCGCTTCCAAAGAAGAAGCGAAGGTTGTCACTCTACAAGCTCCTCTCACAGAGGAAAAAGTTCGTGAGCTCAAAGTCGGAGATGTTGTTCGAATTAATGGAATGATGTACACAGGTCGAGACGCGATTCATAAACACTTATCTGACCACGAAGCGCCAATCGATTTAAATGGGCAAATCATCTACCATTGTGGACCAGTTATGTTAAAAGATGAAAACGAAAAATGGCATGTAAAAGCTGCTGGACCAACAACTTCGATTCGTGAAGAACCTTACCAAGGCGATATCATGAAGAAATTCGGCATTCGTGCGGTCATTGGAAAAGGCGGAATGGGTCCGAAAACCCTTCAAGCTTTAAATGAACATGGTGGAGTCTATTTAAATGCCATCGGAGGAGCAGCACAATATTACGCCGACTGTATTAAAGAGGTTAAAGGTGTCGACTTGATGCAGTTTGGGATTCCAGAGGCGATGTGGCATCTTCAGGTAGAAGGCTTCACTGCAGTAGTTACGATGGATTCTCATGGAAATAGCTTACACCAAGATATCGACAAGTCTTCTTTAGAAAAGCTTGCTAATTTTGCCGAGCGCGTATTTTAA
- a CDS encoding SDR family oxidoreductase, producing MKKIVVAGGTGYLGRFVVKELKESGFYVRAMVRNQEKIKTEGPYLEPAIYPYIDEFVSCDVTKPETMQGICDGMDYVFSSLGITRQKDKVSFEQVDFQGNLNILREAEKSGVKKFLYVHVFKEDNWKSGLTDAKEKFVTSLIASELDHIVIRPTGYFSDLTAILQMARKGRDNLPGNGLN from the coding sequence GTGAAGAAGATAGTAGTAGCTGGCGGGACAGGCTATCTAGGGAGATTTGTGGTGAAGGAATTGAAAGAGAGTGGTTTCTACGTACGAGCAATGGTCAGAAATCAAGAAAAAATCAAAACAGAAGGACCATATTTGGAACCAGCTATTTATCCGTATATCGATGAATTTGTTAGCTGTGACGTGACAAAACCAGAAACAATGCAAGGAATTTGTGATGGGATGGATTATGTATTTTCCTCATTAGGAATTACAAGACAAAAAGATAAGGTTAGCTTTGAACAGGTAGATTTTCAGGGAAATCTCAATATTTTGCGAGAAGCCGAAAAAAGTGGCGTGAAAAAGTTTTTGTATGTACATGTTTTTAAGGAAGACAATTGGAAGAGTGGACTTACTGACGCAAAAGAGAAATTCGTAACCTCCTTGATAGCTTCAGAACTGGATCATATTGTGATTCGTCCAACAGGCTATTTTTCAGACCTTACAGCGATTCTCCAGATGGCTAGAAAGGGAAGAGACAATTTACCAGGAAATGGATTAAACTAA
- the pdaA gene encoding delta-lactam-biosynthetic de-N-acetylase encodes MRKIIYLLLTVLFIFQNGLPASASNSPIHWGFKKAKNEQPAQAPEYEALLKKYDAFYKGPADKKIVYLTFDNGYENGYSEKILDVLKKEKVPATFFVTGHYLQSAPDLVKRMVKEGHIIGNHSWFHPDFTTISDEKIRKELSKVKEETARLTKQKEMMYLRPPRGIFSERVLKVAKEEGYIHVFWSVAFVDWYTNKQQGWKYSYNNLMRQLHPGAVILLHTVSKDNADALEKAIQDIKKKGYSFESLDYYMVNNQQKNPLLME; translated from the coding sequence ATGCGAAAAATAATCTATCTTCTCTTAACAGTTCTCTTTATATTTCAAAATGGTCTCCCAGCAAGTGCTTCGAATTCCCCGATTCATTGGGGCTTTAAAAAAGCGAAGAATGAACAGCCTGCCCAAGCACCTGAATATGAAGCACTTTTAAAGAAATACGATGCTTTCTACAAAGGTCCTGCAGATAAGAAAATTGTCTATTTAACATTTGATAATGGTTATGAAAATGGCTATTCGGAGAAGATTTTAGACGTTTTAAAAAAGGAAAAAGTACCGGCAACCTTTTTTGTTACCGGTCATTATTTACAAAGCGCCCCTGACCTTGTCAAACGAATGGTGAAGGAAGGTCATATTATTGGGAATCATTCTTGGTTCCATCCTGACTTCACAACGATTTCAGATGAGAAAATCCGCAAAGAACTCAGCAAGGTCAAAGAGGAAACGGCTCGTCTAACGAAGCAGAAAGAAATGATGTATCTTCGCCCGCCACGGGGGATTTTTAGTGAACGTGTATTAAAAGTGGCTAAAGAAGAAGGGTATATTCATGTGTTTTGGTCAGTGGCCTTTGTGGATTGGTATACCAATAAGCAACAGGGATGGAAATATTCCTATAACAATTTGATGCGTCAACTTCATCCTGGCGCGGTTATTTTGCTTCATACCGTCTCAAAAGATAATGCGGATGCACTTGAAAAAGCAATTCAAGACATCAAGAAGAAGGGGTATAGTTTTGAAAGTCTGGATTATTATATGGTCAACAATCAACAAAAAAATCCGCTACTTATGGAATAA
- a CDS encoding DNA-3-methyladenine glycosylase family protein produces MTLALRLNERFVHTYGRQKDGVWFYPSPDKVATFTVDELRELKLSTRKAEYIIGLSQKIASGDLQLDRLQRLTDSEVISEITKIRGIGLWTAENYLLFALGRPNLFPNVDIGIQNAVKKLYGLNRKPTIEELTQYEKNWEPYLSYASFYLWRSIETGSDKK; encoded by the coding sequence ATGACACTGGCTTTACGGCTGAATGAACGCTTTGTTCATACATATGGGCGACAAAAAGATGGAGTGTGGTTTTATCCATCTCCAGATAAAGTTGCTACCTTCACTGTCGATGAATTACGGGAGCTAAAATTAAGTACCCGCAAAGCAGAGTATATTATCGGATTATCACAAAAAATAGCAAGCGGTGATTTACAATTAGATAGGCTCCAACGACTAACAGATAGTGAAGTGATCAGCGAGATAACGAAGATTAGAGGAATCGGATTATGGACCGCAGAGAATTATTTATTGTTTGCACTTGGTCGCCCGAATCTTTTTCCGAACGTGGATATCGGGATACAAAATGCGGTCAAAAAGCTGTATGGCCTAAATCGTAAACCGACCATTGAAGAACTAACCCAATATGAAAAAAACTGGGAACCGTATTTAAGTTATGCCTCCTTTTATTTATGGAGAAGTATAGAAACTGGAAGTGATAAGAAATGA
- the rlmD gene encoding 23S rRNA (uracil(1939)-C(5))-methyltransferase RlmD yields MKAQTTNIAIKKGQEFPLTIKRLGINGEGVGYFKKQVVFVPGALPGEEVVVQATDIKHKFAQGKVIKIRKKSPHRATPPCPVYHQCGGCQLQHLEYDQQLVEKRDIVIQALERHTKFDLDTLEIRPTIGMENPWHYRNKSQFQVGINKGKVITGLYSLNSHKLIDIPECIVQHPQVNKVVNVVKRILADFKVPIYQEKTKKGIVKTIVTRVGVTSGEIQVVLVTVKKDLPRKEVIVAEIQKRIPEVVSVMQNVNPKSTSLIFGKDTHHLAGKEVIEEQLEDFTYELSARAFFQLNPTQTVKLYNEAKQAAQLTGKEKIVDAYCGVGTIGLWLADGAAEIRGMDVVSEGIQDAQKNAEKFGVKNAIYKVGTAEEWLPRWKKEGWRPDVVVVDPPRTGCEDGFLATILAVRPKKLIYVSCNPSTLARDIKVLSSKYDVKYIQPVDMFPQTAHVECVALIELK; encoded by the coding sequence ATGAAAGCACAAACAACAAACATAGCCATTAAAAAGGGGCAAGAATTCCCCTTAACGATTAAACGTCTTGGAATCAACGGAGAGGGTGTGGGTTATTTTAAAAAGCAAGTCGTCTTCGTACCCGGTGCTCTTCCAGGCGAAGAAGTCGTTGTTCAAGCAACGGACATTAAACATAAATTTGCGCAAGGAAAGGTCATCAAAATTCGCAAAAAATCCCCTCACCGTGCAACGCCACCATGCCCTGTTTACCATCAATGCGGAGGCTGTCAGTTGCAGCATTTAGAGTATGACCAGCAGCTTGTGGAAAAGCGGGACATCGTGATTCAAGCACTGGAAAGGCACACGAAATTTGATTTAGATACACTAGAAATTCGTCCGACCATCGGAATGGAAAACCCGTGGCATTACCGTAATAAAAGTCAATTCCAAGTGGGGATTAACAAAGGAAAAGTGATAACGGGACTCTACAGCTTAAACTCTCATAAACTGATCGACATCCCTGAATGCATCGTCCAGCATCCACAGGTCAACAAAGTAGTGAATGTTGTCAAAAGAATACTAGCTGATTTTAAAGTGCCAATTTATCAGGAAAAAACGAAAAAAGGCATTGTCAAAACGATCGTAACAAGAGTTGGCGTTACTTCTGGGGAAATTCAGGTGGTATTGGTTACTGTGAAAAAAGACCTGCCCAGAAAAGAAGTCATTGTGGCTGAGATTCAAAAAAGGATTCCGGAAGTCGTATCAGTAATGCAAAATGTCAATCCCAAATCAACCTCCCTTATTTTCGGTAAAGATACGCATCATCTAGCAGGGAAAGAAGTGATTGAAGAGCAGTTAGAAGACTTTACGTATGAACTATCCGCTCGTGCATTCTTTCAATTGAATCCAACCCAAACCGTCAAGCTTTATAATGAAGCGAAGCAGGCAGCCCAGCTTACCGGCAAGGAGAAAATCGTCGATGCTTATTGTGGCGTTGGGACGATTGGCTTGTGGCTAGCAGACGGTGCAGCAGAAATTCGCGGCATGGACGTGGTCTCAGAAGGAATTCAAGATGCCCAGAAAAATGCGGAAAAATTTGGTGTGAAGAATGCGATTTATAAAGTAGGAACAGCCGAAGAGTGGCTACCTCGTTGGAAAAAAGAAGGCTGGCGTCCAGATGTGGTAGTGGTTGATCCACCGAGAACGGGTTGTGAGGATGGATTCTTAGCAACCATTTTAGCGGTGAGACCGAAAAAGCTGATATATGTTTCGTGTAATCCTTCAACGCTTGCACGCGATATTAAAGTGTTAAGCTCCAAATATGATGTGAAGTATATTCAGCCAGTGGATATGTTTCCGCAGACCGCGCACGTCGAGTGCGTGGCGTTGATAGAGTTAAAATAG
- a CDS encoding helix-turn-helix domain-containing protein, whose product MIGLEYILNLHNMQHMELAERLGIRKQNINLWIKGKQNIPKKYLPILVDIFGVEEEYFIKELSDVEKLEIQKEKLKQDLKPVIKNHEQQFLIGEVNDIVGVPVYDKEEMNTIERNIEKAKLVSRFKQVMEIVDDHPNLDTFKLIVELLEKSQHEVILHKTIEALAHYLEVLPDWVSTGPEQDEFESELFEVLDDNNF is encoded by the coding sequence TTGATTGGACTGGAATATATTCTAAACTTACACAATATGCAACACATGGAATTGGCAGAAAGGCTAGGAATACGAAAACAAAACATTAACTTATGGATTAAAGGGAAACAAAATATTCCCAAAAAATACCTTCCGATATTAGTAGATATTTTTGGAGTTGAGGAAGAATATTTCATTAAGGAATTATCAGACGTTGAAAAACTAGAGATCCAAAAGGAAAAACTAAAACAAGATTTAAAACCAGTTATTAAAAATCATGAACAGCAGTTTTTAATTGGTGAAGTGAATGATATCGTTGGAGTACCTGTTTATGACAAAGAAGAAATGAATACCATCGAGCGAAATATTGAAAAAGCAAAGTTGGTGTCAAGGTTCAAACAGGTAATGGAAATAGTGGATGATCATCCTAACTTAGATACATTTAAACTAATTGTTGAGTTACTGGAAAAATCACAACACGAAGTCATTTTGCATAAAACCATTGAAGCCCTAGCACATTATTTAGAAGTTTTACCTGACTGGGTTTCAACTGGGCCGGAACAAGATGAGTTTGAAAGTGAGCTTTTTGAAGTTCTTGATGATAATAACTTTTAG
- a CDS encoding class I SAM-dependent DNA methyltransferase, which yields MATANIGFEETLWKAADKLRGSMDSGEYKHVVLGLLFLKYISDKFETKYNELLEEGDGFEEDRDEYEAENIFWVPKEARWGFIKDNAKDTRIGQYIDDAMIEIEKENPDLKGVLDKRYARPEIDKRRLGELIDLISTIKLHDKSEKDLLGRVYEYFLGKFASAEGKGGGEFYTPTSVVKTLVEMIEPYKGRIYDPCCGSGGMFVQSEKFVEEHHGKISDLSIYGQELNSTTWKLCKMNLAIRGLDGNLGEHHADTFHEDLHKTLKSDYILANPPFNISDWGGDQLTDDVRWKYGTPPAGNANYAWLQHMVYHLAPNGVAGIVLANGSLSSNISNEGEIRKNLLEADLVDAIVALPDKLFYSTGIPVSLWILNRNKKSNPKFRSRENEILFIDARNSGVLIDRRHRELTEDDIEKIADAYHKWRNIDGDYDDIKGFCKSANLDDVKEHDYVLTPGRYVGIGDIEDDGIPFEEKMENLTNDLNKLFNKSRNLEEEIRKNLGGIGYEF from the coding sequence ATGGCAACAGCGAATATTGGATTTGAAGAAACGTTATGGAAAGCGGCAGATAAATTAAGAGGAAGTATGGACTCGGGTGAATATAAACACGTTGTCCTTGGGCTTTTATTCTTAAAGTACATCTCTGATAAATTTGAAACAAAATATAATGAGCTTCTTGAAGAAGGGGACGGCTTTGAAGAAGATCGTGATGAATATGAAGCTGAGAATATTTTCTGGGTTCCTAAAGAAGCAAGATGGGGTTTTATCAAGGATAATGCTAAGGACACAAGGATTGGTCAATATATTGATGATGCGATGATTGAGATTGAAAAAGAAAACCCAGATTTAAAAGGGGTTTTAGATAAACGTTACGCTAGACCAGAAATTGATAAACGACGCCTAGGTGAATTGATTGATTTAATTTCAACTATTAAGCTCCATGATAAAAGTGAAAAAGATTTGCTAGGTCGTGTTTATGAATACTTTCTCGGTAAATTCGCAAGTGCTGAAGGAAAAGGTGGAGGAGAGTTCTATACACCAACAAGTGTAGTAAAAACATTGGTTGAAATGATTGAACCTTACAAAGGAAGGATATATGACCCTTGTTGTGGAAGCGGTGGTATGTTTGTTCAAAGTGAAAAGTTTGTCGAGGAACATCATGGAAAAATCTCCGACCTTTCAATATATGGACAAGAACTAAACTCAACTACTTGGAAGCTTTGTAAAATGAACCTAGCAATTAGGGGGTTAGATGGAAATTTAGGAGAACATCATGCAGATACATTTCACGAAGACCTTCATAAGACATTAAAATCTGATTATATTCTTGCAAACCCACCATTTAACATTAGTGACTGGGGGGGCGACCAATTAACGGACGATGTTCGATGGAAATATGGGACTCCACCTGCGGGAAATGCAAACTACGCATGGTTACAACATATGGTTTATCATTTGGCGCCAAATGGAGTTGCGGGAATTGTTCTAGCTAATGGTTCTTTAAGTTCCAATATTTCTAATGAAGGAGAAATTAGGAAGAACCTATTAGAAGCAGACCTTGTTGATGCAATTGTGGCTCTTCCTGACAAACTATTCTATTCAACCGGAATTCCCGTATCACTTTGGATTTTGAACAGGAATAAAAAGAGTAATCCGAAATTTAGAAGTAGGGAAAATGAGATTCTTTTCATTGACGCAAGGAATTCTGGTGTGCTGATTGATAGAAGGCATAGAGAATTAACAGAAGATGATATTGAAAAAATTGCTGATGCATATCACAAATGGAGAAATATTGATGGTGATTATGATGATATTAAGGGGTTTTGTAAATCAGCAAACCTAGATGATGTAAAAGAGCATGATTATGTTCTAACGCCAGGAAGATATGTTGGAATTGGTGATATAGAAGACGATGGTATCCCTTTTGAAGAGAAAATGGAGAACTTGACGAATGATTTAAACAAACTTTTTAATAAATCCAGAAACCTAGAAGAAGAGATTAGAAAAAATCTAGGAGGGATTGGATATGAATTCTAG
- a CDS encoding restriction endonuclease subunit S: MNSRTFTKSDQEFVWEEVKLADVCELISRGITPSYTEKDGVVVINQKCIRDNIVNLDLSRLTNPQKRKIPEHKYLKSYDVLINSTGVGTLGRVAQVKSINDKMTVDSHVTIVRGNEKVSPEFLGYNLFMQQPNIENLAEGSTGQTELSRIRLGETIRVQLPPINEQKVIAQIFSALDQKIETNNLINNKLEEMAQAIFKQWFVDFEFPNDNGNPYKTSGGEMVKSELGMIPKNWEVTTFRSFTSNVLGGDWGKENEQGNYKKAVYCLRGADIPEVREGRRGALPKRYILEKNHINKKLTSGDIVVEISGGSPTQSTGRITYINDLMLSKYDEDFVCTNFCRAITLEDPKYMYYFYFYWKMLYDLNVFFQFENGTTGIKNLDINSFLDRFKIVSPGIELVKRFDNLIRPIVDMIQINGNENLKLSKTRDTLLPKLMSGEIRVRLEN; encoded by the coding sequence ATGAATTCTAGAACTTTTACCAAATCAGATCAGGAATTTGTATGGGAAGAAGTTAAGTTAGCTGATGTATGTGAATTAATCTCAAGAGGCATAACTCCATCATATACAGAAAAAGATGGTGTAGTTGTAATAAACCAAAAATGCATTAGAGATAACATTGTAAATTTAGACTTATCTAGATTAACAAATCCCCAAAAAAGAAAAATACCTGAGCATAAGTACCTCAAATCTTATGATGTGTTAATCAATTCAACTGGTGTGGGTACTTTAGGTAGGGTTGCCCAGGTGAAGAGTATAAATGATAAAATGACTGTTGATTCTCATGTTACGATTGTTAGAGGTAATGAAAAAGTATCCCCTGAATTCTTGGGATATAATCTTTTTATGCAGCAACCAAATATTGAAAATCTTGCTGAAGGTTCAACAGGCCAAACTGAATTATCAAGAATTAGGCTAGGTGAGACAATACGTGTTCAACTGCCGCCGATAAATGAGCAAAAGGTCATTGCACAAATTTTTTCCGCTTTGGATCAAAAAATAGAAACCAATAATCTAATTAATAATAAACTTGAGGAAATGGCTCAGGCCATTTTTAAACAATGGTTTGTGGATTTTGAATTTCCTAATGATAATGGAAATCCCTATAAAACTAGTGGTGGAGAAATGGTTAAAAGTGAGTTGGGAATGATTCCTAAGAATTGGGAAGTAACAACGTTTAGAAGTTTTACAAGCAATGTTCTAGGTGGAGACTGGGGCAAAGAAAATGAGCAAGGCAACTATAAAAAAGCTGTGTACTGTCTTCGAGGGGCTGACATTCCAGAAGTCAGAGAGGGTAGAAGAGGGGCTTTACCAAAAAGGTATATACTTGAAAAAAATCATATAAATAAGAAGCTCACATCTGGAGATATAGTAGTTGAGATTTCAGGAGGAAGCCCCACACAATCTACGGGTCGGATTACGTATATTAATGATTTAATGTTAAGTAAATACGATGAAGATTTTGTGTGTACGAATTTTTGTAGGGCAATCACATTAGAAGACCCTAAGTACATGTATTATTTTTATTTTTATTGGAAAATGTTATATGACTTGAATGTGTTCTTTCAATTTGAAAATGGGACAACCGGGATAAAAAACTTAGATATAAACTCATTCTTAGATAGATTTAAAATAGTTTCACCGGGAATAGAACTAGTTAAAAGGTTCGACAATCTTATAAGACCTATTGTAGATATGATTCAAATAAATGGAAATGAAAATTTAAAATTATCGAAAACCCGCGACACTTTACTCCCTAAACTAATGTCCGGCGAAATCCGAGTACGACTCGAAAATTAA